From one Lemur catta isolate mLemCat1 chromosome 5, mLemCat1.pri, whole genome shotgun sequence genomic stretch:
- the STOX2 gene encoding storkhead-box protein 2 isoform X5, whose translation MEPVQKGSGDVSPISMSPISQSQFIPLGEILCLAISAMNSARKPVTQEALMEHLTTCFPGVPTPSQEILRHTLNTLVRERKIYPTPDGYFIVTPQTYFITPSLIRTNSKWYHLDERIPDRSQCTSPQPGTITPSASGCVRERTLPRNHCDSCHCCREDMHSMHASTLQRKPAKDCKDPYCPPPLCQVPPTEKSKSTVNFSYKTETLSKPKDSEKQSKKFGLKLFRLSFKKDKTKQLANFSAQFPPEEWPLRDEDTPTTIPREVEMEIIRRINPDLTVENVMRHTALMKKLEEEKAQRSKAGSSAHHSGRSKKSRTHRKSHGKSRSHSKTRVSKGDPSDGSHLDITGDREYDFCDPLTRAPREGCFIIEHKGDNFIMHSNTNVIESHFPMTPEWDVSGELAKRRTEMPFPEPSRGSSHSKVHRSHSHTQDRRSRNERSNKAKERSRSMDNSKGPLGASSLGTPEDLAEGCSQDDQTPSQSYIDDSTLRPAQTVGHQRAHLSSTSYKDVCIPEIVSGGKEPSSACSLLEPGKPPESLPSYGELNSCPTKTATDDYFQCNTSSETLLTAPSPLGKNKEDHDTLTLTEGVKKLSPSDRQAPHSSREPVGHKEESPKGPGGGPATSGGVAEGIANGRLVQHHGAEPSSLDKRKEIFSKDTLFKPLHSTLSVNSYHKSSLSLLRSHPKTPTDTLPGRCEKLEPSLGTSAAQAMPASQRQQESGGTQEASFDYYNVSDDDDSEEGANKNTEEEKNRDDVGTMQWLLEREKERDLQRKFEKNLTLLAPKETDSSSNQRATHSARLDSMDSSSITVDSGFNSPRTRESLASNTSSIVESNRRQNPALSPAHGGAAPAFNFRASTDPPTNEAEKLQKPSNCLQASVTSV comes from the exons GTGTCCCGACCCCAAGCCAAGAGATTCTGCGGCACACGCTGAACACGCTGGTGCGGGAGAGGAAAATCTATCCGACCCCAGATGGCTATTTCATCGTCACCCCACAGACTTACTTCATCACTCCCTCCCTCATAAGAACTAACAGTAAATGGTACCATTTGGATGAGAGGATACCTGACAGGTCTCAGTGCACCTCTCCACAGCCCGGAACCATAACGCCCTCTGCCTCAGGCTGCGTCAGGGAAAGGACATTGCCCAGAAACCACTGCGACTCCTGCCACTGCTGCCGAGAGGACATGCACAGCATGCACGCGTCCACTCTGCAGAGGAAACCTGCCAAGGACTGCAAAGACCCTTACTGccctcctcctctgtgccaggtgccACCCACTGAAAAGAGCAAAAGTACTGTAAACTTTTCGTATAAGACAGAAACTCTCTCAAAACCTAAAGACAGTGAAAAGCAGTCCAAAAAATTCGGGCTCAAGTTATTCcggctaagttttaaaaaagacaagACCAAACAGCTGGCCAATTTCTCCGCCCAGTTTCCCCCCGAAGAGTGGCCCCTGCGAGATGAGGACACGCCGACCACCATCCCTCGGGAGGTGGAAATGGAAATCATCAGGCGGATTAACCCGGACTTGACCGTGGAAAACGTCATGAGGCACACGGCGCTCATGAAGAagcttgaagaagaaaaagcacagagGAGTAAAGCTGGGTCCTCTGCCCATCACAGCGGAAGAAGTAAAAAGAGCAGGACTCATCGAAAGTCCCACGGAAAATCTCGGTCCCACAGCAAGACGCGGGTGTCTAAGGGAGACCCTTCGGATGGCTCACACCTGGATATCACGGGGGACAGAGAGTATGACTTTTGCGATCCTCTCACCAGGGCACCCAGGGAGGGCTGCTTCATCATCGAACACAAAGGAGATAACTTTATCATGCACAGCAACACGAACGTGATTGAGTCGCATTTCCCCATGACACCGGAATGGGACGTGTCTGGTGAATTGGCCAAAAGGAGAACTGAGATGCCTTTTCCTGAACCTTCCAGGGGAAGCTCCCACTCAAAAGTGCACCGAAGCCACAGCCATACCCAGGACCGAAGGTCCAGGAACGAGAGATCCAACAAAGCCAAGGAGAGGTCCAGATCCATGGATAACTCCAAAGGCCCCCTGGGTGCTTCTTCTCTAGGGACGCCCGAGGACCTTGCTGAAGGCTGTAGCCAAGACGACCAGACCCCCAGCCAGTCCTACATTGACGACAGTACTTTAAGGCCTGCACAGACCGTCGGTCATCAAAGGGCTCACCTTTCGTCCACAAGCTATAAAGACGTGTGTATTCCAGAAATAGTCAGTGGCGGCAAGGAACCTTCCAGCGCTTGTAGCCTTTTGGAACCAGGCAAACCACCCGAGAGTTTGCCGTCCTATGGTGAACTCAACTCATGTCCAACAAAAACAGCCACCGACGACTATTTCCAGTGCAACACCTCTAGTGAGACGCTGCTCACCGCACCATCGCCTCTGGGAAAAAATAAGGAGGACCATGACACTCTGACCCTCACAGAAGGGGTGAAAAAGCTGTCTCCATCTGATAGGCAGGCCCCCCATTCCTCCAGGGAGCCTGTAGGGCACAAGGAGGAGTCCCCAAAAGGGCCCGGTGGGGGCCCGGCCACTTCGGGTGGAGTGGCCGAAGGGATCGCCAACGGACGCCTTGTCCAGCACCATGGTGCCGAGCCCAGCAGCTTGGACAAGAGGAAAGAGATATTCAGCAAAGACACACTGTTCAAACCTCTTCACAGCACCTTGTCTGTAAACAGCTATCACAAATCGAGCCTGTCCCTCCTCCGATCTCACCCGAAGACACCTACTGACACACTGCCAGGCCGATGCGAGAAACTGGAACCTTCCCTGGGGACCTCGGCAGCACAAGCCATGCCTGCTTCCCAGCGTCAGCAGGAGTCGGGAGGGACCCAGGAGGCATCCTTTGACTATTACAACGTCTCTGATGATGATGACTCTGAGGAAGGGGCAAACAAAAACACGGAGGAGGAGAAAAACAGAGATGATGTAGGCACCATGCAGTGGCTCCTcgagagggaaaaggaaagagacttGCAGAGGAAATTTGAGAAGAACCTCACCCTTCTTGCCCCAAAAGAAACCGACAGCAGCAGCAACCAGAGAGCCACCCATTCAGCCCGGCTCGACAGCATGGACAGCAGCAGCATCACTGTGGACAGTGGATTCAACTCCCCACG TACTCGGGAGAGCCTGGCTTCCAACACGTCAAGCATTGTTGAAAGTAACCGCCGTCAGAACCCTGCACTGAGCCCGGCCCATGGCGGAGCTGCTCCAGCCTTCAACTTCCGAGCAAGCACGGACCCCCCGACAAACGAAGCTGAGAAATTACAGAAACCTTCCAACTGCTTGCAAGCTTCTGTGACTAGTGTGTGA
- the STOX2 gene encoding storkhead-box protein 2 isoform X6, protein MSNSGADRTPQVTKGAAPTLEESKEAPGDVSPISMSPISQSQFIPLGEILCLAISAMNSARKPVTQEALMEHLTTCFPGVPTPSQEILRHTLNTLVRERKIYPTPDGYFIVTPQTYFITPSLIRTNSKWYHLDERIPDRSQCTSPQPGTITPSASGCVRERTLPRNHCDSCHCCREDMHSMHASTLQRKPAKDCKDPYCPPPLCQVPPTEKSKSTVNFSYKTETLSKPKDSEKQSKKFGLKLFRLSFKKDKTKQLANFSAQFPPEEWPLRDEDTPTTIPREVEMEIIRRINPDLTVENVMRHTALMKKLEEEKAQRSKAGSSAHHSGRSKKSRTHRKSHGKSRSHSKTRVSKGDPSDGSHLDITGDREYDFCDPLTRAPREGCFIIEHKGDNFIMHSNTNVIESHFPMTPEWDVSGELAKRRTEMPFPEPSRGSSHSKVHRSHSHTQDRRSRNERSNKAKERSRSMDNSKGPLGASSLGTPEDLAEGCSQDDQTPSQSYIDDSTLRPAQTVGHQRAHLSSTSYKDVCIPEIVSGGKEPSSACSLLEPGKPPESLPSYGELNSCPTKTATDDYFQCNTSSETLLTAPSPLGKNKEDHDTLTLTEGVKKLSPSDRQAPHSSREPVGHKEESPKGPGGGPATSGGVAEGIANGRLVQHHGAEPSSLDKRKEIFSKDTLFKPLHSTLSVNSYHKSSLSLLRSHPKTPTDTLPGRCEKLEPSLGTSAAQAMPASQRQQESGGTQEASFDYYNVSDDDDSEEGANKNTEEEKNRDDVGTMQWLLEREKERDLQRKFEKNLTLLAPKETDSSSNQRATHSARLDSMDSSSITVDSGFNSPRTRESLASNTSSIVESNRRQNPALSPAHGGAAPAFNFRASTDPPTNEAEKLQKPSNCLQASVTSV, encoded by the exons GTGTCCCGACCCCAAGCCAAGAGATTCTGCGGCACACGCTGAACACGCTGGTGCGGGAGAGGAAAATCTATCCGACCCCAGATGGCTATTTCATCGTCACCCCACAGACTTACTTCATCACTCCCTCCCTCATAAGAACTAACAGTAAATGGTACCATTTGGATGAGAGGATACCTGACAGGTCTCAGTGCACCTCTCCACAGCCCGGAACCATAACGCCCTCTGCCTCAGGCTGCGTCAGGGAAAGGACATTGCCCAGAAACCACTGCGACTCCTGCCACTGCTGCCGAGAGGACATGCACAGCATGCACGCGTCCACTCTGCAGAGGAAACCTGCCAAGGACTGCAAAGACCCTTACTGccctcctcctctgtgccaggtgccACCCACTGAAAAGAGCAAAAGTACTGTAAACTTTTCGTATAAGACAGAAACTCTCTCAAAACCTAAAGACAGTGAAAAGCAGTCCAAAAAATTCGGGCTCAAGTTATTCcggctaagttttaaaaaagacaagACCAAACAGCTGGCCAATTTCTCCGCCCAGTTTCCCCCCGAAGAGTGGCCCCTGCGAGATGAGGACACGCCGACCACCATCCCTCGGGAGGTGGAAATGGAAATCATCAGGCGGATTAACCCGGACTTGACCGTGGAAAACGTCATGAGGCACACGGCGCTCATGAAGAagcttgaagaagaaaaagcacagagGAGTAAAGCTGGGTCCTCTGCCCATCACAGCGGAAGAAGTAAAAAGAGCAGGACTCATCGAAAGTCCCACGGAAAATCTCGGTCCCACAGCAAGACGCGGGTGTCTAAGGGAGACCCTTCGGATGGCTCACACCTGGATATCACGGGGGACAGAGAGTATGACTTTTGCGATCCTCTCACCAGGGCACCCAGGGAGGGCTGCTTCATCATCGAACACAAAGGAGATAACTTTATCATGCACAGCAACACGAACGTGATTGAGTCGCATTTCCCCATGACACCGGAATGGGACGTGTCTGGTGAATTGGCCAAAAGGAGAACTGAGATGCCTTTTCCTGAACCTTCCAGGGGAAGCTCCCACTCAAAAGTGCACCGAAGCCACAGCCATACCCAGGACCGAAGGTCCAGGAACGAGAGATCCAACAAAGCCAAGGAGAGGTCCAGATCCATGGATAACTCCAAAGGCCCCCTGGGTGCTTCTTCTCTAGGGACGCCCGAGGACCTTGCTGAAGGCTGTAGCCAAGACGACCAGACCCCCAGCCAGTCCTACATTGACGACAGTACTTTAAGGCCTGCACAGACCGTCGGTCATCAAAGGGCTCACCTTTCGTCCACAAGCTATAAAGACGTGTGTATTCCAGAAATAGTCAGTGGCGGCAAGGAACCTTCCAGCGCTTGTAGCCTTTTGGAACCAGGCAAACCACCCGAGAGTTTGCCGTCCTATGGTGAACTCAACTCATGTCCAACAAAAACAGCCACCGACGACTATTTCCAGTGCAACACCTCTAGTGAGACGCTGCTCACCGCACCATCGCCTCTGGGAAAAAATAAGGAGGACCATGACACTCTGACCCTCACAGAAGGGGTGAAAAAGCTGTCTCCATCTGATAGGCAGGCCCCCCATTCCTCCAGGGAGCCTGTAGGGCACAAGGAGGAGTCCCCAAAAGGGCCCGGTGGGGGCCCGGCCACTTCGGGTGGAGTGGCCGAAGGGATCGCCAACGGACGCCTTGTCCAGCACCATGGTGCCGAGCCCAGCAGCTTGGACAAGAGGAAAGAGATATTCAGCAAAGACACACTGTTCAAACCTCTTCACAGCACCTTGTCTGTAAACAGCTATCACAAATCGAGCCTGTCCCTCCTCCGATCTCACCCGAAGACACCTACTGACACACTGCCAGGCCGATGCGAGAAACTGGAACCTTCCCTGGGGACCTCGGCAGCACAAGCCATGCCTGCTTCCCAGCGTCAGCAGGAGTCGGGAGGGACCCAGGAGGCATCCTTTGACTATTACAACGTCTCTGATGATGATGACTCTGAGGAAGGGGCAAACAAAAACACGGAGGAGGAGAAAAACAGAGATGATGTAGGCACCATGCAGTGGCTCCTcgagagggaaaaggaaagagacttGCAGAGGAAATTTGAGAAGAACCTCACCCTTCTTGCCCCAAAAGAAACCGACAGCAGCAGCAACCAGAGAGCCACCCATTCAGCCCGGCTCGACAGCATGGACAGCAGCAGCATCACTGTGGACAGTGGATTCAACTCCCCACG TACTCGGGAGAGCCTGGCTTCCAACACGTCAAGCATTGTTGAAAGTAACCGCCGTCAGAACCCTGCACTGAGCCCGGCCCATGGCGGAGCTGCTCCAGCCTTCAACTTCCGAGCAAGCACGGACCCCCCGACAAACGAAGCTGAGAAATTACAGAAACCTTCCAACTGCTTGCAAGCTTCTGTGACTAGTGTGTGA